GGGATTTCAGGGATCGGGGGATCGAAtgggtaaaaaaagaaaggttacCAAAGAGACGAGGCTTCTACtttacaatttcttttttctttttcttcccctcATCTTCTTTTCCTCTCATTTATCGAAACACCCATAGCCGCACATACCCTGGACGTATACCTAAGCGTGCAGACGTACCCTCCTATAAATAAATCGACGCGCGCGTGCTGCGGCTGTTCACCATGGCGACTCGACTGGCTCTCCTAGTCCCGTCGTCCCATTATCCGGTGTACAAAAATACAATCCGTACTTGACTCTCCGCAGTCCCTTGCATCCCAGCAAGAACGAATCGTGCAGCCACCGGAGGAGTGTGTAGGTAGGTGGGTACCTATTCTCTGTCTGCTCGTTGCAATGCAGCTGCAGGGTCGACGCCGTTTCCGACGGCGTACACCGCGTGCAATAACTCAGTCCGTATACACACGAAGCGTCGCAGTTTACTTTACCGTGCCGTACCCACTTCGTCGCCGTGGCGGAAGAATCGCGCGATTGTTAGTATTAGTCGACCGAACCGGCCCAGCAGCACCTGTACCTTCCTCTACAAATTGTGGTAGCATAACGTCTACCCGAGGACGCGATAAGCTTCCCAAAAATCACCTCAGCTTCTTGCCGTCTGCCTCTCTTATCACGTCTCAACCAAGACTCGACTGCACCGcgcgactattttttttttcttttttttttcgtatcattGTTTGCTCACGGTCGCCTCGACTGGATGCTCCGAGCCTGCACCTGCGACCTGTCTCCCTTGCTGTTATAAAACTCGCCAAACATCCCCCGGGAGACGAAGAAAGACTCGCTGCTGAGTCGACGAATCGATCTGTGCGGATCGGGCAGTCTCGATCCGGTGGTAGGCAAGGCAGAGAAACGTTGTTTAAACTATCAACAAAATACTTCGTATTATTCTGCGGTCGAGATATCGGATCGGTATCGCCTCATCCAGTAAGACGGACCGCGGTATCGAAGCGAAGCTGTCTCGCGCGTATACCGGTTGAAAAGTGATTACGGGGAtgacttttttctctttcgcaCGATCCACCTTGAACCTCGCGCACGCAGGTTGTAAGGTACCCCTTATACGGCACTTGGCTCGTGAAGTAGCCGGAGCTCGCGTCGCGATATAAAGTTGAATCCATCCACCTGTCGGGTGAGCGAGCATCGACGAGAGCGATTTCCTCGTATGACCGCGATCGTTGACCTGCAGGGACGGTTAACGGCTGTGCCCTATCGTCACGATCTCCCGGAGCATGGGTCCCCGCTTCGCGCGTCATTCCTAGGCGTAGAGTTAGGCGAGTTTGCACGTCACGGGTAACGGTAGCCCCGAAATATGCCCCGTTTATGGGCAACGCTCTCTGGCGCAGGGTGCGGAACTCGTACACGGCTAATGGTTTATACACGCCTAGGCGGTAATTAACGGCGTACGCCTAACGAATTTCGTATTTAATCGCCGCGACGGAAAAATTTCGTCCGGGTTACTGAAAgtggtatatgtatacgcgtaAATCTGCCGGATTTTTACAAATTCGCGGAGGATCGTCGCGAATGCCGGGGCCGTTGAACCGGTGCCAGCGGCATTCCGTCAGCGTCGTCACCGACTTATCTATACGTTCCTACGCATCTCGAATCACGGCCCTTCGCACCATAGGATTGAATTTTCACTTCCGTCTTACGTCTAATTCGGGTATAACGCGACGAGTCCCGCGCGACGACGGAATGCGAGCCTATTTATTATAACGTACCGCGGAGCTGCAATGTGGAATCCACCCGTAACGTTTTGCTCCGAGATTCTCGGATCTCTTCCGAGGCCTGTTCCTCGTACACACGTAAACGTAAATCGGCAAGTGCGCGCATTGAGCCGTATTTGCGAGGAATTCTTGCCGTCCCTATTCACTGATCTATCTCACTGCTCTTGCAGCTCATAGCCTAACTTGATGCGCGTTACACGCATCAGATTCGGGTTTCACGTTTCGTAAAAGAGAAAAGTTGCGCTACACACGGATCGTATGTAATTTTCCACCGACCGAGTAGACGCGGTAAACAgcgatttctttttcatacaTCGTTTCGTTTTCTCTCTTGGTACTATGCGTCCGTTGAGTACTATGCACCTGCAGCgactttcgaaaaaaaaagacgatgCCCGCGCGTCGATTCAACGTCCGAACATTTCAATTCCAGTTGCGTAACGATCCCTGGATAAACGACTTGACACCGTTTCGTATCTTCGAACTAAACGAATAGTTTTTCCGAGGATCGGTGTGTGCAGAGGCAGGCGAAAAGACAGGGATTCGGGCTGGGCTGCAGCACTCCGCGGTGACCCAGTCCGTATTTAGACGCCTCCACGCCCAACCTCCGATCCCTCCGAAAGCCTTGGTGCCCGCAGGCTGGAGGGTATCTGGGAGAGCTTCTGGGTAACGACGGTTGACCCAGTCATGACTCGGCGAGTCGGTCACTGTGACTTTTCACCGCGGTCGCGTCCGCGTGCCGGGTGCATACACGCGTGAAATGCACGCGGTTATCGCCAACACATCCAAGCATCGGAGGCCGAAGGCGTCACTCCAGATAAAAGATTACGTGGTGTAGTAATATAGTGAAATGTAAGCGATATACGAGTAAACAAGATCCGCCCATTACGTCCATCGGCGTCGAAAGTGAAGGCGAGCTAGAAGGAACGCTCTTCCGaggaaagagaaggagagagagggagagagagagagaaggccGACACACGTTGCGTAATGATCTCCGCGTTGCTGTTTAGTTTCAATCGCCAAGTTTACGCGGTCTACACCTTGCGGCTATCCGCCTCGAGCCACCATGCACATCGATTTATCTATTCATCTGTCCGTCTATCCAtcgctcttttctctgtaaGCTAATAATAGTTTCACTCTCGTTCGGATCTGTTCGCGCCGCGACTCGCTGACCGCAAccgttttatattttcgtcCGTGCACCCCGACGATGATGCGGTATCTTAATTCACCCGAACCCCGACGCACGTACCGCATCCACCATTCGATATAAACGCCGTCCAAGACGGGTAAgaccgtcgtcgtcgtcgagcgGCCTtgatactgaaaattttcatcgcgtGGTCAAGGACGACGAAGCTACGGCGACGCCGAAGATTAAGAGCCAAGACGATTCGGTAATTGGAGTTTTATTGAGAGAACTAGATATGTTATTGTATCAAGTGCAATGAGCGGCTGCGAAGAACCGAGGCAGCCGCTGCGAATCAATGAAGAAGATTATACGTCGTATAGATAGACACACGTTATACGTACAAAAGTCTATTACGGACGAAGGATTCGAGCACTGGAGAAAATCGTTCGCAGAGTCTTCGGACGTACACGTGCATGCGTGCAACGCACGTGTAGGTGTAGTCACGTCTCTGTGTGGGTAATGGGGCAGGGCTGGGCAGGGCAGGACAAGCCAGGGAAGGGCAAAGCAGACGCCACAGCCGTGAACCTATTTTCGTACGTATTACCGTATCGACGCCTCGGTATATCTGCGCTCGTTTTATGCGCACATTCGTCCATCCGTATTGTGCGTATGCCTATGGATACTTGCAGGGGGTGTACATCCACCGTCAATATTCGATACACGATTGAGTGTCGGCAACGTCGGTGTTAGCAAATATTTGCCTcgattattttaatattttgcaAAGAAACTTGTAACAATCGCGTTTTTTACACAGCtgaacaagaaaataaataaaaaaaaagatgtgtTCCTTCGGAAGCACCGTagttgtactttttttttttttgttctgtttGGCTCTTCTTTCTTGACTGCAATATGTTCGTTTCTTTCGAAAGATATTTTTGGGACGACTGAAAAAGGTGATAGAAATCTTGTTGACTTAacgtgataaatatttgaatgcgCTAACCCGCAGTTGCAAAATCGTTTGGTCagatacgtgtatatatagacCCGCGTCACATTCGAGAATGGATTATCcacacatgtatacgtatatgtatgtgtatatatttatatattagtTTCGTGGATCTGCGGTGAAGTATTCCCCATGTCCCAGATTCCGTACTACAGGCACATTGCTGTCGGTTTGATATTTTCGCGCGGTTCGTAAGACGCTGTTGGATACACGTTAGAGGCGGTAATAATTGCTGGAGCGATCTAGCAAGCTGTTATCGATACAAACCAATCTAAAGAAAACTTGGGCCACGATTTCGTACGCATAGTTTATTCTTTCAATCGTTTTACCAACGGTGTTTCGAAAGCGAAGATACCTATAACCGATGCTCTTGTGTACAATAGTCGTAGCTGCAACGACGGTGCCTGGTGTTCTGTATAAATATTCGAACGTATAATTCAGAGCCCTACATCGAGCTCGACGCGGTTCGCATTCGCTCACACCGATGGCAGATAGGCAGGTGATAATTGGCCAAGACCCGATAACGAAAGTAATCAGCGACTATggctcctcctcctccacctcctcctcctcctcctcctcctcctcctcctcctcctcctcgtcctatCCCCATGCCGCAGCATAACGCATAGCTTCTGCTGGATAGGGTGTACCCGAGTCGAAATTTAGCGCCTACGTTTGACCCTACCAAGGTTAGTATAAACCTACTTGGAAGGAAACTGAACCTAGAGATCCTACGTTGACCCTCTGGGTCATAAGGATTTCAGAACACGTCCTACATTGAACCTCCGACTCCTCAAAAGCAAAGTACCAGACCCGACTTTGACGCTCCCAGAGAGTGATTAAACCTATCGAATCTACAGCTAATCCATCGGACCTGTGACTCATCGTATACAGATATATTGTTACAGTGACATTCGAGTGTTGACAACGAATAATCCAAGGGCTATTTCGACATAATTTTGACGAATTTCGAtaacatttaaaaattaagtATCGCATTTCAATTGTATTTACTCAAAGTTCTTACGAATACAAAATCCCTTTCGACTGATTGAATATACAGAAAATACGATTATAAGCGTGTGTAAACCGATCCCTGTTTATTGggattttattttgatttcataCGTTTCAATCGTATCTTTTGTACTTCTGCCATAATCGATCAGAATCAACGGACCTTTATCACCGGGTTGGGATTTTGAGCGCTAAGGAAGAGTTTCGAGCAAGCAGGATTAACCCATCCTCCGGAGAGTTAAGGGAGATTCCAGACACATCCTACTTTGAGCCTGAGCTCGGCAAATCTGTAAATTTCGGACGCATTTTTAGCGTCAAATCAGGGTCTGATATTGAATTGGAATCGAACCTACTTCACCATCTTCGAGCCCTACGCTGGAGCTCCTTTAAAGTAGGCGTTGAATTTCGTCTCGGATACTTGTTGCGCCAAGGCAAGTAGATTTTGACGGCGCGTGTCTCGCTACGTTTTCCTACGTAtccgcgcgcgtgtgtgtgcaCGCGTAGATGTTGCCGGCGTATATATGCCACAGGGCATAGCGCAGCTATTCCAGCCATCGCACAAACCTTTTGTGACCCGGTTGAACAAGCGGCTGCGTAACGCGCCAGCACCCGCACTTATGATCGTACACACGCAAGTGTTTTTAACGAGGGATATGTGTAAGTGCTGCGTAGTCGAAAGCGTTTGTATGCGCGCTGCGAGACGTCCGTGTTATAATGTATACGGTGTACCAGAGTGCGTGACCACACGCGTATTTAACACGTATAATAAACACTACGAATACTCGCGACGGGAATCAATGGGGCGAACATCGTGCCATTAACGAACTCGAGGAAATATGCTGTCGGAGGTTACGTCATCCCGTCGAGACAAAGTCTTCACAGTTCGAGATCCGTTACGGAATCGAGGATAGGGGTAGGTTTCGATTTATATCAGTGATATAATGAGAATCGAACACGTTTCAGTCCGGCTATTCTGTTCTAGTAAAACGATCAGGTGCAACTCGTTGTcaggtataattaattatgataATATCGTAAcggtttgattatttttttcaacgtgtaCGTGTACCAGagttgatattttattcagtTCGTAACGATAGTTCGCCTTCGACGCTGACGAAGAGTTACTTTATATCTGTAAATGTGTGTTCGTATCGCGGCCACGCCTCGTCGCCGCGTTATAGGTCAGCACACGTTATAAGTTGGCAGGGAACAGGTGTTTATACAGTTGAGCCTTTCCCTTTGACGCAGCGCCAAATTCTCGTCTCTGAACGTTACAATGGGATCTAGTAGCAAATGCAAAAATGCACGATTTAACTCGTCGTCGAGCAAAGTTACGTTCGTAGATAACCGTTTCCGTGTAAGTATGACTCAACTTTGATGTAGCTGTGTGCAAAAATCTCTTCTCTAAGCGACAGCTTCGCCGTCGAAAGCGACGATCGAGGACTAATTGCGGTCACCACTGTATTCCAATATTTCAATGCTTCGTTGACAGTTCAGTCAGCAGATATTATACGTCCCACGggctttggaaaaaaatgatcaagatATCGTCCGTGCCCGAGCACAGAAATCACTGCCCATACAGAGCGTGTCTTGAATAAACTACGTAACGACAGCAGCATCGAAATATGAGTTAGTTAACGGATGCCGGGTCCGCGGTGACATCAGATCACAAGTTTGGTCGCGGAAGATCGCGTCGTTTCAAGGGGACTTTTTTGGTAGTGTGTCGGGTGTGGGGAGCACATGAGCTGGTTATGTTTTCGCGATGACTTCATCGTCCGCAAAACGCAGCGCGGGCGCGGCCGTGTCCGATTCCGATTCCGTTCTCCTGTGCTTTTACCCCGACATGCACCTCGTTCCTCGTCGTTGGCGCTTCTTCGCCTCCACATCGTCCCGACCTTGCCCTCTTGGACCAAAAGGGCACTGGGTCCAACGTGCGATCCGCCACCCTCACCGTCGTCATCGGCCCGCGACCAGCTGGCAATTGGACAAAACTGGAAGGCGTTCCGGGTCACGGATTCCAGGGATGGGGCGAGAGCATATGCCGGAATCGTGAGGCGAACGAATACCTCGAGCATATGCTCGGTCTGGACCCACCTTCAGGGGTGCAGGCCGCACGCGCCAGACGGCCATGTTAACCCAGATCCAACCCCTGTCACTCCGATAATCGTACACCCGTCGCGGTGGCATCCAGGCAACTCGGGAGGacgggaaatttgaaaacgaaaaacgatttttgatAAATCCTGTCCAGGTGAAGGTATAACCTCTTAGCGACAACTCAGTCTAGAGTTCTCTGAGGTGCCGAAGGTGTGCAGATTCAAATATGCTAGGTGTACCCGGAACGAGGTCGTCTCCTCATCCGGTACAAGCTGGGGGGCAACTTGATACGCACCCTCGGCATCGCGCGACCTTATTCTTATATGCCACCACCGCGTTTATGAGAAACGACGGGATGAGAGGGGACGCGAGGAGTGTTATTAAAAAGAGACCGTGATCTTTGAACGCCTCTTCAGTGGTACTAAATTAGCGATGCAAGATGTCATCATCACTCCGCTTCTCCGCTAGGTATTTGTAATAAAGCCGCAACATTACGTGAGTGGAATCGATTAATCACGCGATCCCCTTCTCACGTATGTATTAGGATGGTCGCGCATGCGACACGTAATACAATAAACATGTCGCGCGAATATTTCCGCATTGATAACCTGTGACGCTACATCGTCATTGCTTTTCTTTCCGTAACGAACGACTCATTGTCATCATATACGGCTAGTCGGCGGACACTGCATGTGTAGTTAGGTACAAGAATAAATTATGATCTAAACACGAGTCATCGCGTGATGTAGATACATCTCTGAGTTTTATTGCGAAATTTCATCACACATTGCCAAAATTATCGCACCGTGATTAGTTTACTTCTACAGCATACGTACAACCTGGTTTAGCTTTGTTTGATTTGTTACCACCTACGATTTTTGTCTTTGTACGAAAGTTGAGTTTATTGTCAACACCTTCACCGCGCGACAAGTCTAAAATATAGACACATCGCGATTATAATTTAGATCCAGCTAATCAGCCGCCGTAAAGATCAAAGACCTCGAATTTTTAAGCATTTCAATTGTCGTCAAGTTTGAACTCTCTGGTAATCAAGCCTCATCCTTCATAGGTTCGACATTGTTCGGCGCTACTCGACTGTACGGAGAATAATTATACCGAGCGATGTTCGACTAAAATCATACGTAGAATTTTGACGCTGTTGGACGAACGACGAAATTGTTTCACACTCCAAACAGACTGCGAGAAGGTATTATCGAGCAGGTTGTTGAATTTATGTACCAGGATACCCCTTCGTGTACctacctatacgtatacgtgcCTGGCTATATAGACCTTTGCAATCACGTCCGCGCCCTACGGCACGTACCTAAATTAACCCAGTGAGGCTCCACGAACGTGTCTGTCTGTCCACTCGAGTGGGTGGCAACGGAACGGAGGGGTGGAGAACGGATAGAAGTTTGCTTGCCCCAGTTTTCTTCTTATATACATCCCCTGGTTCGTGCGTGTCATCCGCGACGGCGAGCCGTGAAATATGGGCATGAGGCTGCTCTGCGGTGTCGCTCCCTGAAGGTAAAAGGAAGGTCGAACGATTAGCACGTTTATGCCCGAAACACCGGcacgataaattatcattcatCTGTTTTcaatcaaagaaaaaactcTGCCCTACCCAGTCAGTTATCACCCTACCCGAAAGTTATCGACAGGTTTTACACATTTCCGgggaacgttttttttctttctcacgtGAGATGATTTCGTCAACTATTCCGAATACACGTGAAGTTTGAAGAATTTACtcgttattttgaaatttctgtttacgaaaatattaaattttgaaaaatggaggAATCGTCTTTCTTGTGGTGgaatattttccgattttcgtctcatcgcaaattatttaataccGTCGACGAGAATGACGTTTGGTTGAGAATGTATAGCCGTTACATCCTCAACGCCAACGCGCGTGcggttgaaaaattcgttaataAGAGTAGCGACAGTAATGTAGTTTTGGCGAAAATGTCTCCGATACCTTTCTCATCGTCAGCGTATACTTTTTTTCGTAATATATCAAATTCCAATCTAATCACGTGTTCAACTACCATAAAGCAAGCCTTCCTCTTAAAAATCACTGCATTTCCTGTCGTCCTTGACGTACGATGTTTCATCGTGttcggaaagaaaaaatttttcgtacctATTTTCCGTCACTGCGCGTCGGGCTTTTCACACtacttgaatattttatcgcaGGTGGATGCAGGCCAGAAACAGGAGATGCGTATCTCGACGACGCCGATTACGCAGATGAAACAAACTCGCAACCCGATCCTGAGCCTTCGGAATCTTCGGAGATCCTCACGAGACCTCTAGCGCTGCGAGTGCACGTAGGCGACACAGTGATCCTGCCTTGCAACGTGTCAAACTCGGGTTGGTACTCTGAAACTTTACTAACATTGGTACTCCGAGCGAAGATGTTGTTTAAAACGTCGCGAAATATTTCCAGAAAACGTTGTGATCTCGTGGTACAAGGACGGCGATGTCATTTACTTTGGTGATTATTCGTACACGGCAGAACCACATCGGATCAAGCTAGAAGGAAACGGCAGCTTGGTCGTAAACGACTTCAAACAGAGCGACGAGTCCGACAATTACAAATGCACCATCACCGGTACAAATCAGGAAATAAGTCACTCAGTTCGTATCTACGTTCCTCCTGCAACTCCTACAACTGCCGCCACTCACACCGGAAAATTAATCGTTAAGCCCGGCGAATACACCGTAGTCCAGCGGCCTAACACGAACGTCACCCTCTCCTGTTTCGCCGACTGGGAGCCGAAGCCAAAACTGATCACGTGGTCCTTCCAGGTATGATATCACGGAGATTCGACTACGGCTTTCAATGTCATGTCGGGCTACCCCTAGTTCTGCTATCTTCCAGGGTAAAAGGTTAACCAGCGACGAGTTCCCGCAGGACGGAAGTAACTACACCGTCCGCAACGTTGCCATGGAAACTATCGGACTTTACCAGTGCCTCGCGGGCAACGAAGTCGGAAAGATCAACGTCTTGATTAAGCGTGAGTATCGTTGCATCTTACTTCGGATCATCCGAAGGCTAATCACACGTGTAATCCGGTGTACACTTTTCCGGATATCTTgcgaaatcttttgaaatccttcGAAATCCCTGAAgtctttttaattttgaattcagaTGTACACGAAATCGCATGAGTGATTAACCCCTCGGCTTCCGTGTGTTTtaactttgtttatttcacaTGCAGATGCTCCCAGGATCGAGGTGAAGCACAAACGCATTCATGCGGCGGTAGGAACTGAATCGGAGATAAAGTGCACCGTCCGCGCCTATCCCATGGCCGAGGTTGTCTGGATaagaaatggaatgaaaatcacGAACGGCAAGAATAAAAGCCGTATACCGATAAGCGCTCTAGAGGCTAAGTACACCCTCGCAATCAGCCGCACTATGGAGGATGACTTCGGAAATTACACGTGCCGAGCGACAAACAAGATGGGGACCGCGAATGCGACCGTCGAACTTACAGGTTGGTATAAAGTGAAAACGGAGGCTGAAAACCGTTTTCGGTCAGCGATTGCACAGTGTTAATTAGTTTCCTTACACCCTCGCCGTTTTCTCAGGTACCCCCGCAGAGGCTAAGTTCAGCGGACTCGACAGCGCACCCGATAAGGTTACTCCGATCCTTAAGTGGATCGTCAACAGCCATGCCCCGATCCTGGAGTACGAAGTACGTTACGCCTTCgggcatttttttcttcatcgttaCGACCATTGCCATAGCTTTGAAAATAGAGGAGCAACCTTCGTTTCTAATTTTCGGTCAAtcgttttcatattttttcacaattccgTAATCTTGCCCGGAGTAATTCGACATGGATCGACCAGGTTGGTGACATCGGAAATGCAGGATTGTAATTGTACTGATTTTTATTACAGCTCAATTATCGTCAGCGAGGTGAAGATACGTGGAAAACCGTTACACCAAAGGTCACCGAAGCAGCCTCGGGCACTCCATACATCCTCGAGTACCCCTTGGAAGGTGTTGAACAGGGTTCGTACGAAACTGTACTCTACGCTCGGAACCAATACGGATGGTCACCCCGCGATTCAAAGATTCACGAATTTTGGAGTGGTAAGATCATCGCTTCGTCACAACTTTCAGCATGAGTTTTCGATATTCATTTCGTACGTAGGTGTAGGAGGGAACAGGGAGACTTTGGTAACTCGGTTTTCCAGACAATCGTCCAGTATAATATACCACATGAAAACATTGCCCTTCGTTATTCACAAAgttattatttcgtatttaaaGTCTGACTATCCTATAATCGGCTGCTCAAAAGGACCGCtctaaatttatcaatttttttttctcgcacaAATTTTGACTTCTCTTACGTTTCTTTATAGATTATTATCAGAGCCAAGATTTACCGGCAAGTGGTACGTTTTGTCATTTCactatatgtgtatattatatgtacatacctattaAACTATGTGTATACTTACATGTATAAAACAAATGTCCGCTGAAACTGGCATGCGTTCATAACCGTATCTCCTTTTGTACACACGTACCGTTTCTTCCACACATCCATTCGCatagtttgtttaattttactttcaacAATCCACGTAATTTCTGATCTTGTAATTCTGGGATaacttgaataattaaaaacgaaCAAACATCGCGGCAATTGAAATGATTAAAGCGTCTCTGATCCCTgcgttttttcgttttaggAGAGTCAGTATCAGGTGGTGAAACGGCGAGTCACCAATTCCTCGTCTTTTCGAGATTGCTAATCTTAGCTGCTTCACTCCACGTCTATACCACGTATCTTTAACCTACTCGGTGTATCGAACGACGTAGGTAAGTCGacaatctttttttctacgcctattaatacaataattatttttccgaaTAATGGTTTTCTCACAAATCCTTTTTTCACCTTCACTTTTCACATTCCGATGTCGGAGGAAGGTTTACTAGGCAGATTAAATCACCGCACGCAGCTCTATGTCCTAATTCGTATCTAATCGCACGTCTCAATGTTCCAGGTAAATTGCTACAGCCAAAGCGTATACACCGTATACACCGGTCGCCAAACTCGCCTGgtggatatatgtatagtatatatgcGTATCTACCGCACAGCCTCTCAGAAGACAACGTTGATTACCGTAGGTTTTTTGTTggttattatacgtatacgtatacatacaaataatttttatactcgcTCTTCCTTCGTTCCAAATCTTTtcgtttgaatatttatatatgttatatatatctatcataatgcaaaataaaaaacctagggctgaaaataagaaaaaacaataaacagcTAAAGTGCTGCAATTTTCATACTTACATTATACAGGGCCGAACAGGTACTTAAcgaatttctaattttcttaCGTTTTTTTCGAATTGGAAGAGCCCATGTCGACTGATGGTGATTTACGATTTAAAATTCACGATGTCAGAGagaccattattattattattattattagttttaCGATTATTAATATTAGTTTTATCATcgatgtaatataatattatgtatacatatatatatagttcaaggatatatatatgattgtacatttttattttattatctttatttcatatttaaatCAACTATTCATCTTCTTTAACTTGATCTGTACTCCTGATTTCTCTTGAatgtgagaaaagaaaacccACCCCAGAGATATAATTAATGATTGTTTAAAATAAGTATAAGTATACGGAAAAGAGAATAATTTTGGCTCTAGTTGAGACATAGTATTAAATTAGTGTGATGTACAATCACACGATTTCTTTCGTCACGAAAGCTTTATTTTAGTCTAATTGTTCAACAGAATCtcgtatatattatgtatatatatacatattatatagtatattatatacatactatACTATAGacgtgtaatataatatatatgtatactatactgtactatgtatatacacaatatgtatattatattaacacTGATgtttttatcaacaaattgCGGGT
This region of Neodiprion fabricii isolate iyNeoFabr1 chromosome 7, iyNeoFabr1.1, whole genome shotgun sequence genomic DNA includes:
- the LOC124186660 gene encoding limbic system-associated membrane protein-like isoform X2; the protein is MKSIVQVAALFTLLFIAPGGCRPETGDAYLDDADYADETNSQPDPEPSESSEILTRPLALRVHVGDTVILPCNVSNSENVVISWYKDGDVIYFGDYSYTAEPHRIKLEGNGSLVVNDFKQSDESDNYKCTITGTNQEISHSVRIYVPPATPTTAATHTGKLIVKPGEYTVVQRPNTNVTLSCFADWEPKPKLITWSFQGKRLTSDEFPQDGSNYTVRNVAMETIGLYQCLAGNEVGKINVLIKHAPRIEVKHKRIHAAVGTESEIKCTVRAYPMAEVVWIRNGMKITNGKNKSRIPISALEAKYTLAISRTMEDDFGNYTCRATNKMGTANATVELTGTPAEAKFSGLDSAPDKVTPILKWIVNSHAPILEYELNYRQRGEDTWKTVTPKVTEAASGTPYILEYPLEGVEQGSYETVLYARNQYGWSPRDSKIHEFWSGESVSGGETASHQFLVFSRLLILAASLHVYTTYL
- the LOC124186660 gene encoding limbic system-associated membrane protein-like isoform X1; translated protein: MKSIVQVAALFTLLFIAPGGCRPETGDAYLDDADYADETNSQPDPEPSESSEILTRPLALRVHVGDTVILPCNVSNSENVVISWYKDGDVIYFGDYSYTAEPHRIKLEGNGSLVVNDFKQSDESDNYKCTITGTNQEISHSVRIYVPPATPTTAATHTGKLIVKPGEYTVVQRPNTNVTLSCFADWEPKPKLITWSFQGKRLTSDEFPQDGSNYTVRNVAMETIGLYQCLAGNEVGKINVLIKHAPRIEVKHKRIHAAVGTESEIKCTVRAYPMAEVVWIRNGMKITNGKNKSRIPISALEAKYTLAISRTMEDDFGNYTCRATNKMGTANATVELTGTPAEAKFSGLDSAPDKVTPILKWIVNSHAPILEYELNYRQRGEDTWKTVTPKVTEAASGTPYILEYPLEGVEQGSYETVLYARNQYGWSPRDSKIHEFWSDYYQSQDLPASGESVSGGETASHQFLVFSRLLILAASLHVYTTYL